A genomic region of Blattabacterium cuenoti contains the following coding sequences:
- a CDS encoding bifunctional riboflavin kinase/FAD synthetase, whose amino-acid sequence MKIYSSIDEFSSLYPCVLTLGIFDGVHIGHKKIIKNLIFRSKKKYSSVLLTFHPHPKEILNYDKNFFYLNTLSEKIYNLKRTGIEHLIIHPFTINFSRLRTIDFLKKILHPKYKIKQIITGYDSHIGKNRDNSYKELKKLHHSYGVKVYQVGPFKLIKKIVSSTYIRESLLSGNIQWANQALGYFYTLSGKVIQGKGIGRMMNFPTANLQIDYKKLIPKNGVYAVKINYLNNLYSGMLNIGINPTIEKENKKIKIEVHIFNFFENIYGKKIDIQIIRRIRKEKKFNSIQKLKKQIYTDKINIQKFFSCEKKN is encoded by the coding sequence TTGAAAATTTATTCATCAATCGATGAATTTTCTTCTTTATATCCATGTGTATTAACACTTGGAATTTTTGATGGGGTTCATATAGGTCATAAAAAAATTATTAAAAATTTAATTTTTAGATCTAAAAAAAAATATAGTTCTGTTCTCCTCACTTTTCATCCACATCCAAAAGAAATATTAAATTATGATAAAAATTTTTTTTACTTAAATACTCTTTCTGAGAAAATATATAACTTAAAAAGAACAGGAATAGAACATTTGATAATTCACCCTTTTACTATAAATTTTTCAAGATTAAGAACAATAGATTTTTTAAAAAAAATATTACATCCAAAATATAAAATTAAACAAATCATTACTGGGTATGATTCTCATATTGGAAAAAATAGAGATAATTCTTATAAAGAATTAAAAAAACTACATCATAGTTATGGAGTAAAAGTTTATCAAGTTGGTCCTTTCAAACTAATAAAAAAAATAGTTAGTTCTACTTATATACGTGAATCTCTTTTATCAGGAAATATACAATGGGCGAATCAAGCTTTGGGATATTTTTATACATTATCTGGAAAAGTCATACAAGGAAAAGGGATAGGTAGAATGATGAATTTTCCCACAGCCAATTTACAAATTGACTATAAAAAATTAATTCCTAAAAATGGGGTTTATGCTGTAAAAATTAATTATTTAAATAACCTGTATTCAGGTATGTTGAATATAGGAATAAACCCTACTATAGAGAAAGAAAATAAAAAAATAAAAATTGAAGTTCATATATTCAATTTTTTTGAAAATATATATGGAAAAAAAATAGATATTCAAATAATTCGTAGAATACGTAAAGAAAAAAAATTTAATTCCATACAAAAATTAAAAAAACAAATATATACAGACAAAATAAATATACAAAAATTTTTTTCTTGTGAAAAAAAAAATTAA
- a CDS encoding phosphoenolpyruvate carboxykinase (ATP), protein MIFFSLENYGISNSSYNWQLTPYELQQIIIQNNMGIETKSGVLAVNTGVFTGRSPKDRFIVKDNITEKKIWWDEKYNQSFDSEKFDFLYQKVSQYLSGKTLYIRDGYLCSDKRYQLNVRSISEYPWSDLFIHNLFFRFTKLEIILPDWLLLCAPGFKADPIKDGTRNKNFSILNFSKKIILIGGSGYTGEIKKSIFSVLNFILPTYRNVFPMHCAVNVGKHKKDTAIFFGLSGTGKTTISNDINRNLIGDDEHGWTYDNIVFNFEGGCYAKILGISKKNEPMIYHAIKKGAMLENVIFKKETREVDFFNDSITQNMRISYPIYFIKNIEKKLLSSNIKNIFFLTYDAFGVLPPIAKLNKAQSSYYFLLGYTSKVAGTEFNIQKKPKATFSSCFGAPFMPLHPVQYTKMLMKKLENTEINVWMVNTGLISGGDSFGSRIKLDDTRKIVQNALNGFLLKVPYEISPIFNFKIPKYCPGVSSSLLNPKNSWKNKKMYQNQVKILAKKFIQNFDTYRQNIDKNILSGEPILE, encoded by the coding sequence ATGATCTTTTTTTCTCTAGAAAATTATGGGATTTCGAATTCTTCATATAATTGGCAATTGACGCCTTATGAATTACAACAAATTATTATTCAAAACAACATGGGAATTGAAACAAAATCAGGAGTTTTAGCTGTAAATACAGGTGTTTTTACGGGTAGGTCTCCAAAAGACAGATTTATTGTTAAAGATAATATTACAGAAAAAAAAATTTGGTGGGATGAAAAGTATAATCAATCTTTTGATTCAGAAAAATTTGATTTTTTATATCAAAAAGTATCTCAATATTTATCGGGAAAAACGTTATATATCCGAGATGGATATCTTTGTTCGGATAAACGTTATCAATTAAATGTACGTTCTATTAGTGAATATCCATGGTCTGATCTATTTATTCACAATCTATTTTTTAGATTTACAAAATTAGAAATTATTTTACCAGATTGGTTATTATTATGTGCTCCAGGATTTAAAGCTGATCCTATAAAAGATGGAACACGAAATAAAAATTTTTCTATATTAAATTTTTCTAAAAAAATAATTCTGATTGGAGGATCAGGATATACAGGAGAAATTAAAAAATCTATATTTTCTGTATTAAATTTTATACTTCCTACATATAGGAATGTTTTTCCAATGCATTGTGCCGTAAATGTAGGAAAACACAAAAAAGATACAGCTATCTTTTTTGGATTATCCGGAACAGGAAAAACTACTATTTCTAATGATATTAATAGAAATTTGATTGGAGATGATGAACATGGATGGACTTATGATAACATTGTATTTAATTTTGAAGGAGGATGTTATGCCAAAATATTGGGTATTTCTAAAAAAAATGAACCGATGATTTATCATGCTATAAAAAAAGGAGCTATGTTAGAAAATGTAATTTTCAAAAAAGAAACTAGAGAAGTAGATTTTTTTAATGACAGCATTACTCAAAATATGAGAATAAGCTATCCTATTTATTTTATAAAAAATATTGAAAAAAAACTATTGTCTTCTAATATAAAAAATATTTTTTTTCTAACATATGACGCATTTGGAGTCTTACCTCCTATAGCTAAACTTAATAAAGCTCAATCTTCTTATTATTTTTTATTAGGATATACATCTAAAGTAGCTGGAACTGAATTTAATATTCAAAAAAAACCAAAAGCGACTTTTTCTTCTTGTTTTGGTGCTCCTTTTATGCCTTTACATCCCGTACAATATACAAAAATGTTAATGAAAAAATTAGAGAATACTGAAATCAATGTTTGGATGGTAAACACTGGATTGATATCAGGAGGGGATTCATTTGGATCTCGCATTAAATTAGATGATACACGTAAAATTGTACAAAATGCTTTGAATGGTTTTTTATTAAAAGTACCATACGAAATATCTCCCATTTTTAATTTTAAAATCCCAAAATATTGTCCAGGAGTATCTTCTTCTTTATTGAATCCTAAAAATTCGTGGAAAAATAAAAAAATGTATCAAAATCAAGTCAAAATACTTGCTAAAAAATTTATTCAAAATTTTGATACATATAGACAAAACATAGACAAAAATATTTTATCCGGAGAACCTATTTTAGAATAA
- a CDS encoding riboflavin synthase, which produces MFTGIVEYTTKVYQLNREKNNLCITFHNPFCKNEIKINQSICHNGICLSIVNIHKKIYSVIASEETLLCSNLNFLRIQDEVNLERGILLQNRLNGHIVKGHVDTIATIIKIENRNGSWLFFFKSKNKLNHLVVKKGSIAINGISLTIITCDRYTFKVSILPYTYENTNLHMMNVGDIVNVEFDILGKYIKKYCKKYKNL; this is translated from the coding sequence ATGTTTACTGGTATAGTAGAATACACTACAAAAGTATATCAATTAAATCGTGAGAAAAATAATCTTTGTATAACTTTTCATAATCCATTTTGTAAAAACGAAATTAAAATAAATCAAAGTATTTGCCATAATGGAATATGTTTAAGTATAGTGAATATCCATAAAAAAATTTATTCAGTAATAGCTTCTGAAGAAACTTTATTATGTTCCAATTTAAATTTTTTAAGAATTCAAGATGAAGTGAATTTAGAAAGAGGAATTTTATTGCAGAATAGATTAAACGGCCATATAGTTAAAGGACATGTAGATACGATTGCTACGATTATTAAGATTGAAAATAGAAATGGAAGTTGGCTATTTTTTTTTAAATCTAAAAATAAATTGAATCATCTAGTTGTAAAAAAAGGTTCTATTGCTATTAACGGAATAAGTCTTACTATAATTACATGTGATCGATATACGTTTAAGGTCTCTATTCTTCCTTATACTTATGAAAATACCAATCTTCATATGATGAATGTTGGTGATATTGTAAATGTAGAATTTGATATATTAGGAAAATATATTAAAAAATATTGCAAAAAATACAAAAATTTATAA
- the leuB gene encoding 3-isopropylmalate dehydrogenase, translated as MIKNISVIEGDGIGPEVIKQTIKVLNSIAIKYGHNFHYKNSLAGSKAIEKFGNPMPEETIDNCLKADAVLFGCIGEPKYDHNTRGMRPEDGLLKLRKKMNLYCNIRPIVVFPNLDKSPVKKELLNKVDFIIYRELTGGIYFGEKGRYNNGKIAYDYCIYSKSEIERIGEMAFKAALLRKKKVTLVDKANVLETSRLWREVIKKISFDYPDIYIDFLYVDNASMQIIMNPQKFDIILTDNMFGDILSDESSVLTSSLGLLPSASIGDYKSMFEPVHGSYPQAKGKNIANPLGCILSGSMMLGYFGMHKEKNIIEKAVKNSIEKKICTQDIIDLKLSSTTDEVGNYIEKFIKNQ; from the coding sequence ATGATAAAAAATATTTCTGTAATAGAAGGAGATGGGATAGGACCTGAGGTAATAAAACAAACTATAAAAGTTTTAAATTCCATAGCCATAAAATATGGACACAATTTTCATTATAAAAATAGTTTAGCTGGATCTAAAGCCATAGAAAAATTTGGAAATCCTATGCCAGAAGAAACTATAGATAATTGTTTAAAAGCAGATGCTGTTTTATTTGGTTGTATAGGAGAGCCGAAATATGATCATAATACAAGAGGAATGAGACCTGAAGATGGATTATTAAAACTTAGAAAAAAAATGAATTTATATTGTAATATTCGTCCTATAGTAGTCTTTCCTAACTTAGATAAGTCTCCTGTAAAAAAGGAATTATTAAATAAAGTTGACTTTATTATATATCGTGAATTAACAGGAGGGATTTATTTTGGGGAAAAAGGGCGTTATAACAATGGAAAAATAGCTTATGATTATTGTATTTATTCTAAATCAGAAATAGAGAGAATAGGAGAAATGGCTTTTAAAGCTGCTCTTTTACGTAAAAAAAAAGTAACATTAGTAGATAAAGCTAATGTATTAGAAACTTCTAGATTGTGGAGAGAAGTTATTAAAAAAATATCGTTTGATTATCCAGATATTTATATAGATTTTTTGTATGTAGATAACGCATCCATGCAAATTATTATGAATCCTCAAAAATTTGATATCATTTTAACGGATAATATGTTTGGAGATATTCTTTCAGATGAATCTAGCGTTTTAACAAGTTCTTTAGGATTACTGCCTTCGGCTTCTATAGGAGATTATAAATCCATGTTTGAACCTGTACACGGATCTTATCCTCAAGCAAAAGGAAAAAATATAGCAAATCCTTTGGGTTGTATTCTTTCAGGATCTATGATGTTAGGATATTTTGGAATGCATAAAGAAAAAAATATTATAGAAAAGGCTGTTAAAAATTCTATTGAAAAAAAAATATGTACACAAGATATTATTGATTTAAAATTATCTTCTACTACTGATGAAGTAGGGAATTATATAGAAAAATTTATTAAAAATCAATAA
- the pdxA gene encoding 4-hydroxythreonine-4-phosphate dehydrogenase PdxA, whose protein sequence is MNYKKKKIKVGFTTGDINGIGIEIFLKVCSKKKLLDFFTPILFGSTKICFYYKKILNFEINNIREIKNFKEVVDYKINVFNIWKEDMKFESIKIHHPESGKLSILSLKKAVKALKEGKIDVLVTAPVNKKYMNFKNFSFIGHTEYLQNILEGESLMFMIHDILKIALVTNHLPLKRVSSELNTKKIIKSIKILRQSLIIDFAIEKPKIAVLGCNPHSSDNGLIGNEEKIKIKPAIDNLFQKQGWLVFGPYSSDSFFGNQSYLNFDAVLAMYHDQGLIPFKTITFNQGVNFTAGLSHIRTSPDHGVAYDIAKKGIANENSFEEAIFYAIKIFKNRKEYMKFSLSKLL, encoded by the coding sequence ATGAATTATAAAAAAAAAAAAATTAAAGTGGGATTTACCACGGGTGATATTAACGGAATAGGAATAGAGATTTTCTTAAAAGTATGTTCTAAAAAAAAACTTTTAGATTTTTTTACTCCAATATTATTTGGATCTACCAAGATATGTTTTTATTATAAAAAAATTTTAAATTTTGAAATAAACAATATACGAGAAATAAAAAATTTTAAAGAAGTTGTTGATTATAAAATAAATGTATTCAACATATGGAAAGAAGACATGAAATTTGAATCTATAAAAATTCATCATCCTGAATCAGGAAAATTATCCATTTTATCTTTAAAAAAAGCTGTAAAAGCTTTAAAAGAAGGAAAAATAGATGTACTTGTAACAGCTCCAGTTAATAAAAAATACATGAATTTCAAAAATTTTTCATTTATCGGTCATACTGAATATCTGCAAAATATTTTAGAAGGAGAATCTTTAATGTTTATGATTCACGATATTTTAAAAATAGCTTTAGTTACCAATCATTTACCTTTGAAAAGAGTAAGTTCAGAATTAAATACTAAAAAAATAATAAAATCAATTAAAATATTACGTCAATCTCTTATCATTGATTTTGCTATAGAAAAACCTAAAATTGCGGTTTTAGGATGTAATCCGCATTCAAGTGATAATGGATTGATAGGAAATGAAGAAAAAATAAAAATTAAACCAGCTATTGATAACTTATTTCAAAAACAAGGATGGTTAGTTTTTGGTCCTTATTCTTCAGATAGTTTTTTCGGAAACCAAAGTTATTTAAATTTTGATGCTGTTTTAGCTATGTATCACGATCAAGGATTAATTCCTTTTAAAACTATAACTTTTAATCAGGGAGTAAATTTTACGGCTGGTCTTTCTCATATACGGACATCTCCTGATCATGGAGTTGCCTATGATATTGCTAAAAAAGGAATTGCAAATGAAAATTCATTTGAAGAAGCGATCTTTTATGCTATAAAAATATTTAAAAATAGAAAAGAATATATGAAATTCAGTTTATCCAAATTATTATAA
- the atpD gene encoding F0F1 ATP synthase subunit beta, which produces MHKKKFKGIITQIIGPVIDVSFKKGSYLPKIYDALETYSSKKNKIVLEVQQHMGDRNVRCISMEVTDGLQRGQEVYALDQPICVPVGESINGRVFNVLGDCIDGLGNIDRYQTKPIHSQSPAFVDLSTDAEILYTGIKVIDLIEPYPKGGKIGLFGGAGVGKTVLIQELINNVAKGHGGRSVFAGVGERSREGNDLLREMLESGIIQYGKSFMESMKKGYWDISKVDKESLKESKAAFVFGQMNEPPGARARVALSGLTLAEYYRDQYLEGGKGQDVLFFIDNIFRFTQAGSEVSALLGRIPSSVGYQPTLSSEMGAMQERITSTKTGSITSVQAVYVPADDLTDPAPAITFSHLDATTVLSRKIASLGIYPAVDPLDSTSRILSPDIINENHYNCAQRVKEILQKYNSLQDIIAILGIEELNEEDQLIVSRARRVQRFLSQPFHVAKQFTGIEGEFVKIEDTIKGFNMIIDGKLDAIPEVAFNLKGTIEQVIESGKKMSSI; this is translated from the coding sequence ATGCATAAAAAAAAATTTAAAGGAATAATTACTCAAATTATAGGACCCGTCATTGATGTTTCTTTTAAAAAAGGATCTTATCTTCCTAAAATTTATGATGCTTTGGAAACCTATTCTTCTAAAAAAAATAAAATAGTATTAGAAGTTCAACAACATATGGGGGATAGGAATGTTCGTTGTATATCTATGGAAGTAACAGATGGATTACAAAGAGGGCAAGAAGTTTATGCATTAGATCAACCCATTTGTGTTCCAGTAGGGGAATCTATTAATGGGAGGGTTTTTAATGTCTTAGGAGACTGTATAGATGGATTAGGAAATATAGATAGATATCAAACTAAACCAATTCATAGTCAATCTCCTGCATTTGTAGACTTATCTACTGATGCAGAAATTTTGTATACAGGAATTAAAGTTATAGATTTAATAGAGCCTTATCCTAAAGGAGGAAAAATTGGATTATTTGGTGGGGCAGGAGTTGGAAAAACTGTATTAATACAAGAATTAATAAATAATGTAGCAAAAGGACATGGAGGACGATCTGTTTTTGCAGGAGTTGGAGAAAGATCCAGAGAAGGAAACGATTTATTAAGAGAAATGTTGGAATCTGGAATTATACAATATGGAAAGTCTTTTATGGAATCGATGAAAAAAGGATATTGGGACATTTCTAAAGTAGACAAAGAATCTTTGAAGGAATCTAAAGCAGCTTTTGTTTTTGGTCAAATGAACGAACCTCCTGGAGCTAGAGCAAGAGTTGCTTTATCTGGATTAACATTGGCTGAATATTACAGAGATCAATATTTAGAAGGGGGAAAAGGACAAGATGTATTGTTTTTTATAGATAATATATTTCGTTTTACTCAAGCTGGATCAGAAGTATCTGCATTATTAGGAAGAATTCCTTCATCAGTAGGATATCAACCTACTTTATCTTCTGAAATGGGGGCAATGCAGGAAAGAATAACTTCTACAAAAACAGGATCTATCACTTCAGTGCAAGCCGTTTATGTTCCAGCAGATGATTTAACAGACCCCGCTCCTGCTATCACATTTTCGCATTTGGATGCTACTACTGTTCTTTCCAGAAAAATAGCATCTTTAGGAATTTACCCCGCCGTAGATCCTTTAGATTCTACATCAAGAATTTTATCTCCAGATATAATAAATGAAAATCATTATAATTGTGCACAAAGAGTAAAGGAAATTTTACAAAAATATAATTCTTTACAAGACATTATAGCTATTCTAGGTATAGAAGAATTAAATGAAGAAGATCAATTAATAGTATCCAGAGCTAGACGTGTTCAACGTTTCTTATCTCAACCGTTTCATGTGGCAAAACAATTTACAGGAATAGAAGGAGAATTTGTAAAAATTGAAGATACTATAAAAGGATTTAATATGATAATAGATGGGAAATTAGATGCTATACCAGAGGTTGCTTTTAATTTAAAAGGGACCATTGAACAAGTTATAGAAAGCGGAAAAAAAATGTCATCAATATAA
- a CDS encoding PD-(D/E)XK nuclease family protein: protein MKKKINKIIKYILKNINHKIIFISKDSTIIEYIRTKYSSKFSSETKFFTIEKFFENISGLKILDDYSILLYFFSLLKKDDFVEKKFHDFFNWGPKILNDFQKIDFNMINIEHFFSSIISSEKINKWSFNFLEQKKLFFWEKIHKYYYILQSQLLKKGIAYHGMLFKIGISRLDSFLYHNFNTKIVLLIVDYIAEYEKILTKKIIQQGLIYHLCEKNISISTLEHFNEKRILNSKTRLQYDNFKIIGVSKEIEQVKIVENIICKLMKKDQKPNKILIIPGNNNLTIPLIHSIKRKLEIDISFNINSPLNDIPIYYTFYSIFQLLLNKNKFSKFTRKDVIKVLSNGYIQKFFLKKNSILEKLNLKKNSDFFCENLIKKYLYKNNLWIIFKIQTNNIKMILISIIGFIRKFKKLLITNSRKHFLELKFLFKLEIYIQQLRIIVRKTKNLYLGINDVFNIYEQFTKTENIRYFRKNRKGLYITGFIDIFLENFDVVIITSFNEGVIPPSHNNHSLIPFDIYKKLQIHNINENFYFHHLTRIIQFSKERYFIYKNHPDEINSGEKSHFIHRIEIISKIKIEKIKKSFFPITSKRLPIVIYKTKSIIQCLHKLINKGLSPSSIHLYNYNPLLFYYKKILKLNEPEKIHYKKKIGKIIHKILKILYNPIKESLMTIDCIHKMKKNYEETIKEVLLEKEEIIEGNNMFFYYIIKNYIENFISWDEEFIRKGRKIFIKEIERKVSAKLNIGSKKVNLHGIIDRIDEYDGKIRILDYKIGFSKIKEINISLKNIENIFYDVNHAKTMQLLIYVYLWFKSSVFKDSKKKSPIIGIVSPEMNRNNIFQVPINICHTKKRNITYADYEINVLPFLIKRISDILDPRMPIIEKFIDF, encoded by the coding sequence GTGAAAAAAAAAATTAATAAAATTATTAAGTATATATTGAAAAATATAAATCATAAAATTATTTTTATATCAAAAGATTCTACTATTATAGAATATATTAGAACTAAATATAGTTCAAAATTTAGTTCAGAAACTAAATTTTTTACAATAGAAAAATTCTTTGAAAACATTTCTGGATTAAAAATTTTAGATGATTATTCTATATTGCTTTATTTTTTTTCTCTTTTAAAAAAAGATGATTTTGTAGAAAAAAAATTTCATGATTTTTTTAATTGGGGACCAAAAATATTAAATGATTTTCAGAAAATAGATTTCAATATGATTAATATTGAACATTTTTTTTCTTCTATTATTTCTTCAGAAAAAATAAATAAATGGAGTTTTAATTTTTTAGAACAAAAAAAATTATTTTTTTGGGAAAAAATTCATAAATACTATTATATTTTACAATCTCAACTTTTAAAAAAAGGAATTGCTTATCATGGAATGCTTTTTAAAATAGGCATTTCTCGTTTAGATTCCTTTTTATATCATAATTTCAATACAAAAATTGTATTACTTATTGTTGATTATATTGCAGAATATGAGAAAATTTTAACTAAAAAAATTATTCAACAAGGATTAATTTATCATTTATGTGAAAAAAATATTTCAATTTCAACTTTAGAGCATTTTAATGAAAAACGAATTTTGAATTCAAAAACACGTTTACAATATGATAATTTCAAAATTATTGGTGTTTCAAAAGAAATAGAACAAGTGAAAATTGTGGAAAATATCATATGTAAATTAATGAAAAAAGATCAAAAACCTAATAAAATACTTATAATACCAGGGAATAATAATTTGACTATTCCACTAATACATTCTATAAAAAGAAAATTAGAAATTGATATATCTTTTAATATTAATTCTCCATTAAATGATATTCCTATTTATTATACTTTTTATTCTATATTTCAATTACTATTAAATAAAAATAAATTTTCAAAATTTACTAGAAAAGATGTTATAAAAGTATTATCCAATGGATATATTCAAAAATTTTTTTTAAAAAAAAATTCAATTTTAGAAAAATTGAATCTAAAAAAAAATTCGGATTTTTTTTGCGAAAATCTAATAAAAAAATATTTATATAAAAATAATTTATGGATTATTTTTAAAATTCAAACCAATAACATTAAAATGATTCTTATAAGTATTATTGGTTTTATTAGAAAATTCAAAAAATTACTTATTACGAATAGTAGAAAACATTTTTTAGAATTGAAATTTCTTTTTAAACTAGAAATTTATATACAACAATTAAGAATAATAGTTAGAAAAACTAAAAATTTATATCTCGGAATTAATGATGTATTTAACATATATGAACAGTTTACTAAAACAGAAAACATACGATATTTTCGTAAAAATAGAAAAGGATTATATATCACAGGTTTTATAGATATTTTTTTGGAAAATTTTGATGTTGTGATCATAACTTCCTTTAATGAAGGAGTTATCCCTCCAAGTCATAATAATCATTCTCTCATTCCTTTTGATATATATAAAAAGTTACAAATTCATAATATTAATGAAAATTTTTATTTTCATCATTTAACAAGAATTATTCAATTTTCAAAAGAAAGATATTTCATATATAAAAATCATCCAGATGAAATTAATTCTGGAGAAAAAAGTCATTTTATTCATAGAATAGAAATCATTTCTAAAATTAAAATAGAAAAAATTAAAAAATCATTTTTTCCTATAACTTCAAAAAGACTACCCATTGTAATTTATAAAACAAAATCTATAATTCAATGTTTACATAAATTAATCAATAAAGGATTATCTCCTTCTTCTATTCATTTATATAATTATAATCCTCTTCTATTCTATTATAAAAAAATACTTAAGTTAAATGAACCAGAAAAAATACATTATAAAAAAAAAATAGGAAAAATTATTCATAAAATATTAAAAATATTATATAATCCCATAAAAGAAAGTTTGATGACCATTGATTGTATTCATAAAATGAAAAAAAACTATGAAGAAACTATTAAAGAAGTTCTTTTAGAAAAAGAAGAAATCATTGAAGGAAATAATATGTTTTTTTATTATATAATTAAAAATTATATAGAAAATTTTATTTCATGGGATGAAGAATTTATTAGAAAGGGACGAAAAATTTTTATCAAAGAAATCGAACGAAAAGTTTCTGCAAAATTAAATATAGGATCAAAAAAAGTAAATTTACATGGTATTATAGATCGTATAGATGAGTATGATGGAAAAATTCGTATTCTTGATTATAAAATAGGGTTTTCTAAAATTAAAGAAATCAACATTTCTTTAAAAAATATTGAAAATATTTTTTATGATGTAAATCATGCAAAAACCATGCAATTGCTTATTTATGTTTATTTATGGTTTAAATCTTCCGTATTCAAAGACAGTAAAAAAAAATCTCCTATTATAGGAATTGTTTCTCCCGAAATGAATAGAAATAACATATTCCAAGTTCCTATAAATATTTGTCATACTAAAAAAAGAAATATAACATATGCAGATTATGAAATAAACGTTCTTCCATTTCTTATTAAAAGAATTTCCGATATCCTAGATCCTAGAATGCCGATTATAGAAAAATTTATTGATTTTTAA
- a CDS encoding F0F1 ATP synthase subunit epsilon: MRIKIIRFHKILYQKHIISIIAPGSRGYFQILENHAPFISILKYGFLKLELEKDKNKKNVKKEIKIESGILQVRKNIVIVIL, translated from the coding sequence ATGAGAATAAAAATTATTAGATTTCATAAAATTTTGTATCAAAAACATATAATTTCTATTATAGCTCCTGGATCCCGTGGATATTTTCAAATATTAGAAAATCATGCTCCATTTATATCTATATTAAAGTATGGATTTTTAAAATTAGAATTAGAAAAGGATAAAAATAAAAAAAATGTAAAAAAGGAAATTAAAATAGAAAGTGGAATTTTACAAGTGAGAAAAAATATAGTTATTGTAATTTTATAA
- the leuD gene encoding 3-isopropylmalate dehydratase small subunit — MKKFTMLISQAVPLPIEDIDTDQIIPARFLKKIKREECGKNIFMDWRYQKNGSLNKNFILNNYNFNGKILLSGKNFGCGSSREHAVWAILDYGFRVIISSFFADIFKENALNNGLLTIEVSEYFLKKLFNTVEKNPKIKIQVDLILQKVTILKTREFDIFYIHPYKKNCFINGYDDIDFLISIKNDVENFEKNRKYFLI, encoded by the coding sequence ATGAAAAAATTTACGATGTTAATTAGTCAGGCAGTTCCATTACCTATAGAGGATATAGATACGGATCAAATTATACCTGCTCGTTTTTTAAAAAAGATTAAACGTGAAGAATGTGGAAAAAATATTTTTATGGATTGGCGTTATCAAAAAAATGGTTCTTTGAATAAAAATTTTATATTAAATAATTATAATTTTAATGGTAAAATCCTTTTATCAGGAAAAAATTTTGGATGTGGATCCAGTCGTGAACATGCTGTATGGGCTATTTTGGACTATGGATTTAGAGTAATAATATCTAGTTTTTTTGCTGATATTTTTAAAGAAAACGCATTAAATAATGGATTATTAACTATAGAAGTATCAGAATATTTTTTAAAAAAATTATTTAATACCGTTGAAAAAAATCCTAAAATTAAAATACAAGTTGATTTAATTCTTCAAAAAGTTACAATATTAAAAACAAGAGAATTTGATATATTTTATATCCATCCATATAAAAAAAATTGTTTTATCAATGGTTATGATGATATAGATTTTTTGATTTCTATTAAAAATGATGTAGAAAATTTTGAAAAAAATAGAAAATATTTTTTAATATGA